The proteins below come from a single Dermatophilaceae bacterium Soc4.6 genomic window:
- a CDS encoding N-6 DNA methylase, with protein MSAQHTSAATGAARLSTVRVVGGLLPNDVVTAVLAGTIDGLKGTDYHLGSETPREAAARAWTHLLATYRRFRDDLTALAAGDPAVAVTRERWLSQVFAELGYGRVPVTPAGGLTAGEGTAIKQYPVSHLWGSNPIHQLGWGVPLDARSPGVAGAARAPHAMVQELLNRNDDFLWAILTNGRTLRLLRDSTTLAGFAYVEFDLEAMFDAELFSEFTLLYLLAHESRVEAAGPATPASCWLERWRTTAIGQGVRALTLLRDGVERALETLGTGFLQHPPNSALRQALADGSVQLSDVHAALLRTVYRLLFWAVAEDRGALLAPDATADQRDRYQDYFSSARLRDLALKRHGSGHDDLWQASTFVFSALAHSDGEPRLGLPGLGGLFSATAADVLAGSRLPNTALLAAVRSLSVVQPKGELRRMVDFAHLGAEELGSVYESLLELVPRYDPFSHTFAMETLAGNDRKTSGSYYTPSELVELVLDTALDPVLDDVEKRTRTPEDRAEALLALKVCDPAVGSAHFLVAAARRIALRLAVARTGELDPTPTDYSDALHDVVGSCLYGVDLNPMAADLAKVSLWLTAMTPGKPLSFLDHHIKVGNALLGATPALLRDGVPDDAFTALTGDDKAVAARWRRANKAERANRGGDDLFSDGAVDLDPAHARTVTAEVNQALRAAATLAEVTFAAQRYATLEDDLESERHRLAADAWCAAFLVEKSPTSVPITTTVVDDVAAGTADKTVLDAVSVIAARHRLFHWHLEFPDVFGMADGGPVGDTYGWTGGFASILGNPPWERVKLQEQEFFATRAEDIAMAKNAAARKKGIAALEGGERHALFVEFNNAKRRSEAESHFMRTSGRYPLTGVGDVNTYQVFAEHFRGVLASAGRSGIITPTGLATDATTAAFFAETLGSARLAAFYDFDNESRMFAGVHHAFRFAVTSMTGGARVTDVQLAFVVRHVADIPLSRFVLAPEEVLLLNPNTGTLPVFRSRVDADITLGCYRRHPVLIRDGGANSWNLTFVRLFDMANDSGLFRSASDCADEGLAYGGWAWETSERTLPPLYEAKMLSHWNNRLATYANASQAQLNLGSLPRLTTLQLDNADADVMARYWVDEDAILKALPVWWDRDWLLGWRDITKAEQYRCFIPSALPVSAVGHKFPLAFPLNPTHGPLLQAVWSSMAYDYVARQKLSGTGMSYFIVKQLACPTPSTFDQPVLWANATLADFVRPRVLELAYTSHRMAGYARDVLAWPAGSSVGAPFRWIPERRAQLIAELDAAMLHVYGLSRAEAEHVLDSFVVMAKYEMRDLGEYRTKRIVFAAYDAFAEAAATGVQFVSPLDPPPGAGLRHPERPWPARTERSA; from the coding sequence GTGAGCGCCCAGCACACTTCGGCCGCCACCGGCGCCGCCCGCCTGTCGACCGTCCGCGTCGTCGGCGGCCTGCTGCCCAACGACGTCGTCACGGCCGTGCTTGCTGGCACCATCGACGGCCTCAAGGGGACCGACTATCACCTCGGCTCCGAGACTCCCCGCGAAGCAGCTGCCCGCGCCTGGACCCACCTGCTCGCCACCTACCGACGCTTCCGTGATGACCTCACCGCGCTCGCTGCAGGCGACCCGGCCGTGGCGGTCACCCGCGAGCGCTGGCTCAGCCAGGTCTTCGCCGAGCTCGGCTACGGCAGGGTCCCGGTCACCCCCGCCGGCGGGCTCACTGCCGGCGAGGGGACAGCGATCAAGCAGTACCCCGTCAGCCACCTGTGGGGGAGCAATCCCATCCACCAGCTCGGGTGGGGCGTGCCCCTCGACGCGCGGAGCCCTGGCGTCGCCGGCGCTGCGCGCGCCCCGCACGCCATGGTGCAGGAGCTGCTCAACCGGAACGACGACTTCCTGTGGGCGATCCTCACCAACGGCCGGACCCTGCGCCTGTTGCGCGACTCCACCACGCTGGCCGGGTTCGCTTACGTCGAGTTCGACCTCGAGGCGATGTTCGACGCCGAGCTCTTCTCCGAGTTCACCCTGCTGTACCTGCTGGCTCACGAGTCTCGCGTCGAAGCGGCCGGCCCCGCTACTCCGGCCTCATGCTGGTTAGAACGGTGGCGTACCACGGCCATCGGCCAGGGTGTACGCGCCCTGACGTTGCTCCGCGACGGGGTCGAGAGAGCCTTGGAGACCCTTGGCACGGGGTTCCTCCAACACCCCCCGAACTCCGCGCTGCGCCAGGCCCTCGCGGACGGCTCTGTCCAGCTCTCAGACGTCCACGCCGCCTTGCTGCGGACGGTCTACCGGCTGCTGTTCTGGGCTGTGGCTGAGGACCGTGGGGCACTGCTGGCGCCGGATGCCACCGCTGACCAGCGGGATCGCTACCAGGACTACTTCTCCTCGGCCCGTCTGCGCGACCTGGCGCTGAAGCGGCACGGCAGCGGTCACGACGATCTGTGGCAGGCCTCGACGTTCGTGTTCAGCGCGCTCGCCCACTCGGACGGCGAGCCCCGCCTCGGACTGCCGGGACTCGGCGGCCTGTTCAGCGCCACCGCCGCCGACGTGCTGGCAGGATCCCGGCTCCCCAACACGGCGCTGCTCGCAGCCGTCCGGTCGCTGTCTGTGGTGCAGCCGAAGGGTGAGCTGCGGCGGATGGTGGACTTCGCCCACCTCGGCGCCGAGGAACTCGGCTCGGTGTACGAGTCGCTCCTGGAGCTCGTGCCCCGCTACGACCCGTTCAGCCACACGTTCGCGATGGAAACGCTGGCCGGCAACGACCGCAAGACCTCCGGCAGCTACTACACACCGTCCGAGCTTGTCGAGCTCGTCCTCGACACGGCGCTCGACCCTGTGCTGGACGACGTCGAGAAACGCACCCGAACACCCGAGGACCGGGCCGAGGCGCTGCTCGCCCTCAAGGTCTGCGACCCCGCGGTCGGGTCGGCGCACTTCCTCGTCGCTGCCGCCCGCCGGATCGCACTGCGGCTAGCGGTGGCGCGCACCGGCGAGCTCGACCCCACGCCCACCGACTACTCCGACGCCCTCCACGACGTGGTCGGCAGCTGCCTCTACGGGGTTGACCTCAACCCGATGGCCGCCGACCTCGCGAAAGTCAGCCTCTGGCTTACCGCGATGACCCCCGGCAAGCCGCTGTCGTTCCTCGACCACCACATCAAGGTCGGCAACGCCCTTCTTGGCGCCACCCCGGCCCTCCTAAGAGACGGCGTCCCGGACGATGCCTTCACCGCCCTTACTGGTGATGACAAGGCCGTCGCCGCCCGGTGGAGGAGGGCCAACAAGGCCGAGCGCGCAAATCGCGGCGGTGACGACCTTTTCAGCGACGGCGCTGTCGACCTAGACCCGGCTCACGCCCGCACTGTCACCGCTGAGGTTAATCAGGCGCTGCGGGCTGCCGCCACTCTTGCCGAGGTCACCTTCGCGGCCCAGCGCTATGCCACCCTCGAAGACGACCTAGAGAGCGAACGCCATCGCCTGGCCGCCGACGCCTGGTGCGCCGCGTTCCTCGTGGAGAAGAGCCCAACCTCGGTCCCGATCACCACCACCGTCGTGGACGACGTCGCCGCCGGAACCGCCGACAAGACAGTCCTGGACGCGGTCAGTGTCATAGCCGCCCGCCACCGACTTTTCCACTGGCACCTAGAGTTCCCCGACGTTTTCGGCATGGCCGACGGCGGCCCTGTCGGCGATACGTACGGGTGGACGGGTGGTTTTGCATCGATTCTTGGGAATCCACCTTGGGAAAGAGTCAAGCTCCAGGAGCAGGAGTTCTTCGCCACACGCGCCGAGGACATCGCCATGGCCAAGAACGCCGCGGCCCGCAAGAAGGGGATCGCAGCCCTGGAGGGCGGGGAGCGCCATGCCCTCTTCGTGGAGTTCAACAACGCCAAGCGTCGCTCGGAAGCCGAGAGCCACTTCATGCGTACCAGTGGCCGGTACCCGCTCACTGGCGTGGGGGATGTGAACACATATCAGGTGTTCGCCGAGCATTTCCGTGGCGTCCTTGCCTCCGCTGGGCGCAGCGGTATCATCACGCCCACCGGGCTGGCGACCGACGCCACTACCGCGGCCTTCTTCGCTGAGACGTTGGGCAGCGCGCGACTGGCTGCCTTCTACGACTTCGACAACGAGTCACGCATGTTCGCTGGTGTACATCACGCGTTCCGGTTCGCCGTCACGTCGATGACCGGTGGAGCGCGTGTAACGGACGTGCAGTTGGCCTTCGTTGTGCGGCATGTGGCGGACATCCCCCTGAGCCGATTCGTTCTAGCCCCAGAAGAAGTGCTGCTGCTCAATCCCAACACCGGCACGCTACCCGTATTCCGGTCACGGGTGGACGCCGACATCACCTTGGGCTGCTACAGGCGGCACCCGGTCCTGATCCGGGATGGCGGCGCAAACTCCTGGAACCTTACCTTCGTGCGCCTGTTCGACATGGCCAACGATAGCGGCCTATTTAGATCCGCCTCCGACTGCGCCGACGAGGGGTTGGCCTATGGCGGCTGGGCGTGGGAGACGTCGGAACGGACCCTGCCGCCATTGTACGAGGCCAAGATGCTGTCCCACTGGAACAACCGGCTTGCCACCTACGCGAACGCTTCCCAAGCACAGCTGAACCTCGGGTCGTTACCACGCCTGACTACTCTGCAACTCGATAATGCGGACGCTGATGTAATGGCCCGGTACTGGGTCGACGAGGACGCAATTTTGAAAGCGCTGCCCGTTTGGTGGGACCGGGATTGGCTGCTCGGTTGGCGCGACATCACGAAGGCGGAACAGTATAGGTGCTTCATACCCAGCGCCTTGCCCGTCTCTGCAGTGGGGCACAAGTTTCCGCTGGCATTCCCCCTCAACCCAACTCACGGTCCGCTTCTTCAAGCGGTATGGTCGTCAATGGCCTACGACTACGTGGCCCGCCAGAAGCTCAGCGGAACGGGAATGAGCTATTTTATTGTCAAGCAACTCGCCTGCCCGACCCCTTCGACGTTCGACCAGCCTGTCTTGTGGGCGAACGCGACCCTTGCGGACTTCGTCCGGCCAAGGGTGTTGGAGCTGGCATACACCAGCCACAGGATGGCCGGCTACGCCCGCGACGTTCTGGCATGGCCCGCCGGCTCGTCGGTCGGCGCACCATTCCGTTGGATTCCGGAACGCCGCGCTCAGCTGATTGCAGAGCTCGACGCCGCGATGCTGCACGTCTACGGCCTGTCGCGGGCCGAAGCCGAGCATGTCCTTGATTCTTTCGTAGTGATGGCCAAGTACGAGATGCGCGATTTGGGTGAGTACCGGACCAAGCGGATTGTCTTCGCCGCGTACGACGCCTTCGCCGAAGCAGCTGCAACCGGGGTCCAGTTCGTCTCCCCACTCGACCCGCCACCCGGCGCGGGTCTCCGCCACCCCGAACGACCGTGGCCGGCACGCACTGAGAGGTCGGCATGA
- a CDS encoding helicase-related protein produces MSTSHAVGSLVRARGREWVVLPGTTSDFMLLQPLGGGSADVAGVFPDEGVEAATFPIPTLDDLGDSTSTALLRTALRVGFTSSAGPFRSLAGISVSPRSYQYVPLLMALRQDVVRLLIADDVGIGKTVEAGLIAVELLAQGSAQRMAVLCSPALAEQWQRELSTKFGIDAVLLLTSTVKSLERGLMMNESLFDRYPHVIVSTDFIKSDRRRHEFLLRCPELVIVDEAHNNVAGSGIGQRGRHQRYELLRELAADKSRHLILATATPHSGDDEAFANLVGLLHPDLGTADLTSTKGRELLAGHFVQRRRGDIRRYLDEDTPFPKDRLTLDVAYSLSPAYRDLFDDVLAYARDQVQQDAGSAKARVRWWSVLALLRALASSPRAAEATLRTRAANSEATTVAEADILGRAAVLDESDDESLEGMDTTPGALVETDAEMGTDVATTPSATERRRLLDFANRAAQLQGPVQDRKLGSLTQQVKTLLAGGDNPIVFCRFIDTAHYVAEHLAGTLGTKTAPVTVISVTGQLPPSERERRVAELTATDGMHVLIATDCLSEGVNLQQGFSAVVHYDLCWNPTRHEQREGRVDRYLQRKDIVRAITLYGEDNGIDGIVLDVLIRRHRAIAKATGVAVPIPGDGQGLIDALAEGLLLRGESSRDQLLLDIDLNAKAAELEQAWSSAAEKEKASRARFAQNTIQPEEVAQQVEDVRAALGSHGDLRQFLTASLRSLGSTITGTDDGFTAVTGTLPLGARTSLPPSLHDPLPFHADPPADRGHAVIARTDPVVQALARYVLESALDSTVAPHDRPARRAGVMLTEAVRTRTTLLLVRLRFHLTLPTPSGPQQKVAEDACVLAFEGAPDAAAWLVDDEAERLVDAQPAGNVPLPVAHQWMSGVLTGLGALQPVLAQVAEHRAQRLLDAHLRARAGSTRDAERSRRGLSVTPQQPVDILSVQLLMPTRGAQ; encoded by the coding sequence ATGAGCACCTCGCACGCCGTAGGCAGCCTGGTCCGCGCCCGCGGCCGGGAGTGGGTTGTCCTCCCCGGCACCACGTCCGACTTCATGCTCCTTCAGCCACTCGGCGGCGGCAGCGCCGATGTCGCAGGGGTCTTCCCCGACGAAGGCGTTGAAGCCGCCACCTTCCCGATCCCAACCCTTGACGACCTCGGAGACAGCACCTCCACCGCCCTGCTGCGCACCGCACTGCGCGTCGGGTTCACCTCCAGCGCCGGACCGTTTCGGTCGCTCGCCGGCATCTCGGTCAGCCCGCGCAGCTACCAGTACGTCCCCTTGCTCATGGCCTTGCGGCAAGACGTCGTCCGCCTCCTGATCGCCGACGACGTCGGCATCGGCAAGACCGTCGAGGCCGGCCTCATCGCCGTCGAGCTCCTCGCCCAAGGCTCGGCTCAGCGGATGGCGGTGCTGTGCTCGCCGGCCCTCGCCGAGCAGTGGCAGCGCGAACTCTCGACGAAGTTCGGTATCGACGCCGTCCTGCTGCTGACCAGCACCGTGAAAAGCCTCGAGCGCGGCCTGATGATGAACGAGTCGCTCTTCGACCGCTACCCACACGTCATCGTCTCCACCGACTTCATCAAGTCAGACCGCCGCCGCCACGAGTTCTTGCTCCGCTGCCCCGAGCTGGTCATCGTGGATGAGGCCCACAACAACGTCGCGGGCTCCGGTATCGGCCAGAGGGGCCGCCACCAGCGCTACGAGCTGCTGCGCGAGCTCGCCGCGGACAAGAGTCGCCACCTCATCCTCGCCACAGCGACCCCACACTCGGGCGACGACGAGGCTTTCGCCAACCTGGTCGGCCTTCTCCACCCCGACCTCGGCACCGCCGACCTGACCAGCACCAAGGGTCGCGAGCTGCTCGCCGGACACTTCGTGCAGCGACGCCGCGGCGACATCCGCCGCTACCTCGACGAAGACACCCCCTTTCCCAAAGACCGACTCACCCTCGACGTGGCGTACAGCCTGTCGCCGGCCTACCGCGACCTGTTCGACGACGTCCTCGCCTACGCGCGCGACCAGGTCCAGCAAGACGCCGGCAGTGCCAAGGCTCGGGTGCGCTGGTGGTCCGTCCTGGCGTTGCTCCGCGCACTGGCCTCCAGCCCTCGCGCCGCCGAGGCCACCCTGCGCACCCGCGCCGCCAACAGCGAAGCCACCACCGTCGCCGAGGCCGACATCCTCGGCCGCGCGGCCGTTCTCGACGAGAGCGACGACGAGTCGCTCGAGGGGATGGACACTACCCCCGGCGCCCTGGTGGAGACCGACGCTGAGATGGGGACCGACGTAGCCACCACGCCCAGCGCCACCGAGCGCCGACGCCTGCTGGACTTCGCCAACCGCGCCGCCCAGCTCCAAGGCCCCGTTCAGGACCGCAAGCTCGGCAGTCTCACCCAGCAGGTGAAGACGCTGCTCGCCGGCGGCGACAACCCCATCGTCTTCTGCCGCTTCATCGACACCGCCCACTACGTCGCCGAGCACCTCGCAGGCACGCTGGGCACCAAAACCGCCCCAGTGACGGTCATCAGCGTCACGGGACAGCTTCCACCCTCTGAGCGCGAACGTCGTGTCGCCGAGCTCACCGCCACCGACGGCATGCACGTCCTCATCGCCACCGACTGCCTGTCCGAAGGCGTCAACCTCCAGCAGGGCTTCTCGGCGGTCGTCCACTACGACTTGTGCTGGAACCCGACCCGACACGAGCAGCGTGAGGGCCGCGTCGACCGCTACCTCCAGCGCAAAGACATCGTCCGTGCCATCACTCTCTACGGCGAAGACAACGGCATCGACGGGATCGTCCTGGACGTCCTCATCCGCCGCCACCGCGCCATCGCCAAGGCCACCGGCGTCGCCGTGCCGATCCCCGGTGATGGTCAGGGACTCATCGACGCACTCGCCGAGGGGCTGCTGCTTCGCGGGGAGTCGTCTCGTGACCAGCTGCTGCTCGACATCGACCTCAACGCCAAGGCCGCCGAGCTCGAGCAGGCTTGGTCATCGGCAGCTGAGAAGGAGAAGGCCTCGCGGGCCCGATTCGCGCAGAACACCATCCAGCCCGAAGAGGTCGCTCAGCAGGTCGAGGACGTCCGCGCTGCCCTCGGATCTCACGGCGACCTCCGACAGTTCCTCACCGCCTCTCTGCGCTCTCTCGGCTCCACGATCACCGGCACGGACGATGGGTTCACTGCAGTGACCGGCACCCTGCCCCTCGGCGCCCGCACCAGCCTCCCGCCCAGCCTGCACGACCCGTTGCCGTTTCACGCCGACCCACCCGCAGACCGCGGCCACGCAGTCATCGCCCGCACGGACCCAGTCGTGCAAGCGCTGGCCCGTTACGTGCTCGAGAGCGCCCTGGATTCCACCGTTGCCCCCCACGATCGACCCGCTCGCCGCGCCGGCGTGATGCTCACCGAGGCCGTCCGCACCCGCACGACCCTCTTGCTGGTCCGGTTGCGGTTCCACCTGACCTTGCCGACCCCATCCGGGCCTCAGCAGAAGGTCGCCGAGGACGCCTGCGTCCTCGCCTTCGAGGGCGCCCCGGACGCGGCTGCATGGCTCGTCGACGACGAGGCCGAACGCCTCGTCGACGCTCAGCCCGCTGGCAACGTGCCGCTTCCAGTTGCCCATCAGTGGATGAGTGGCGTCCTCACCGGGTTGGGCGCCCTCCAGCCGGTCCTGGCTCAGGTGGCCGAGCACCGCGCGCAGCGGCTCCTCGATGCGCACCTGCGAGCCCGCGCCGGCTCCACCAGGGACGCCGAACGCTCCCGCCGCGGTCTGAGCGTCACCCCCCAGCAGCCCGTCGACATCCTTAGCGTCCAGCTACTCATGCCCACGCGAGGCGCACAGTGA